In the Halorussus salinus genome, GTAGCGTCGGTCGTCCTTCTGCTGTTGCTGTGGGAACGACTGGCCGCCGCCGGTCATCTCGTCGTAGGTCATCCCCGAGAGGTACTCGTCGTAAGTCACGTCGTAGCTACTCCGGAGGTGGAAGTCCAGATTTCCGGTGTCTACCGTGCGCTGAAAGAGCATGTGAATCGCCCGCCGGACGAGTTCGTCGGTCTCCTCGGGGTCGAGCGCCGTTTCGAGGAGTGCCAGTTCGTTGCGCGTCTCGCCGTCCAGCGACACCGAGAGTTCGTCGCCGAGGTCCGCGTACTCGCCTTCCACGTCGTCCTGTAGGTCGTCCAGACTCATGCCCGGAGGATTGGCGGCCCGGCGGAAACGCCTTTCGACTGGTCGCGTCCGAGCGCCGTCCGTGAACCGCGCCACCGGGAGTCCACGCTACCGGAGGTCCACGCCACACTCCCGGCACGCTCCTCTGTCGGCCCAGTTTCTCGCGCCGCAGTTCGGGCACTCGGCACTGCCCGACTCCGACTCCGGGGACGGCGAGAACGAGGCCAGCGCGCCGACCAGCAACAGCGCGCCACCGACCGCGAACAGACCGGTGACTCCGGCGACGGTCATCGCCAGTCCCCCGAGGACGAGCGTGGCTCCGACCAGCATCGCCGCGCGCGCTACCGAATCAGTCACGGTTCCACCGAAGCGGTCATAGTTCGGCGGTCTCGGGGCGGTCGCATAAATCTCGCCGTTTCGACGGAACCGCCGACCATTTACCGACCTCCTCCCTACTCTCCGCCAATGAGCGATGCCGCACCGGACGACGCCGACTACTCGCTCCCCGAGGAGCTACCGGCGGTCCGCGACGCCCTCGTCTCGTGGTACGAGACGGACCACCGCGAGTTCCCGTGGCGCGAGACCGACGACGCCTACGAGATTCTGGTCTCGGAGGTCATGAGCCAGCAGACCCAACTCGGCCGCGTCGTGGAGGCGTGGGAGGCGTTCCTCGACAGATGGCCCACGCCCCGAGCGCTTGCGGACGCCGACCGCGCCGACGTGGTGGGGTTCTGGACCGACCACAGCCTCGGCTACAACAACCGCGCGAAGTACCTCCACGAGGCCGCCGGACAGGTAGTCGAAGAGTACGACGGGGAGTTCCCCGAGTCGCCCGACGAACTCCAGAATCTGATGGGCGTCGGTCCCTACACCGCCAACGCCGTCGCCTCCTTCGCGTTCAACAACGGCGACGCCGTGGTCGATACCAACGTCAAGCGCGTCCTCCACCGCGCGTTCGACGTGCCAGACGACGACGCGGCCTTCGAGGAGGCCGCCAGCGAAGCGATGCCCGAGGGCGAGTCGCGCGTCTGGAACAACGCCATCATGGAACTGGGCGGCGTCGCCTGCGAGCAGAAACCTAAGTGCGACTCGGCGGGCTGTCCGTGGCGCGAGTGGTGCCACGCCTACGAGACCGGCGACTTCACCGCGCCCGACGTGCCCACCCAGCCGAGTTTCGAGGGCAGCAGGCGACAGTTCCGCGGGAAAGCCATCTCCCTGTTGAAGGAGTACGACGAACTCCCGCTGTCGAAACTCGGTCCCCGAATCCGAGTCGATTACGCGCCGGGCGGGGAGTACGGTCGGGAGTGGCTGACGGGACTGCTCTCGGACCTCGCGGACGACGGACTGGTGGAGGTCGAGGTGCCGGACGGGGACGAGTCGGGCGACGGCGAGACGGTCGCTCGCCTCCGCCGGTGACGAGGTAGTATGAATCTCCGGCGAATCGACCAACTGTTGTGGGGCGCGTCCTTCGCGGTTTTGGGCCACCTCCCGCTAATCTACGACACGTCGCTCCCGCTGGTCGTCCTCGTACTCTGGTACGTCACCCTGAACCTCCTCGGACTCTCGACCGTCGCCGAGGAGTTCGGCTATCCCTCGGTCCTCCGAACCCGGCCGCGGGCGGTCGAAATCGCTACCGCGGCGCTGTTGGCCCTCGCGTTGTCGCTGATTTCGATATTCGTGCTGTTCCCGCTCGCGTCGCCGCTGTACTCGCTGTTGGCGGTCGTCGGACTGGCGACTGCGGCCGCGGTCGTCTGGGGGACGCTCGACTCGCTCCGGGACGCGCCCCGGCAGTCGAACGAACGCGACGAGTGAGCCGCGGCGAGCGAGCGCGACCTCGCGCACGGACACTTAAGTCCCGCCGGTCGGTACTCCTCGCATGGATTCACAGCGAGTCGCCGTCGTCACGGCGGCGGGGCGAGGCATCGGTGAAGCGTGCGCGCGGCGACTGGCCGCCGACGGCTTCACGCCGGTCCTCCTCTCGAAGTCCGGCGCGGCGGTCGAGGTCGCCGAGGAGTTGGGCGGCGTCGGCTTCGAGGGCGACGTGACCGACCCCGACGACCTCGAAGCAGTCGTGGAGGCCGCCCGCGAACGCTACGGGCGCATCGACGCCGTGGTGAACAATACGGGTCACCCGGCGACGGGCGATTTGCTGGACATCTCCGACGACGAGTGGCACGAAGGACTCGACCTCGTGTTGCTCAACACCGTCCGCGTCGCGCGACTGGTCACGCCGATATTCGAGGAACAGGGAGCGGGCGCTATCGTCAACGTCTCCACGTTCTCGGCGTACGAGCCGAGTTCGGACTTCCCCGTATCGTCGGTCCTTCGCGCCGGACTCGGGAGTTTCACCAAGCTCTACGCCGACCGGTACGCTAGCGACGGTATCCGGATGAACGCGGTCCTGCCGGGGTTCGCCGACAGCTACGAGGTGGACGACGAGACCCGCGCCGAAATCCCGATGGGTCGCCCGGCCGAAACGTCGGAAATTGCCGATGTCGTCGCCTTCCTCGTCTCCGAGGAGTCGAGCTATCTCACCGGCCAGAACGTCCGCGTGGATGGCGGTCTCACCGAGTCCGTGTGAGTTCTCGCCCGTTCCCCCGTAACTGAAACGCCCGTTTCACTCTACGGAAAGCGTTTACCCCGACCCGTCGAACGCCCGAGTATGCCCC is a window encoding:
- a CDS encoding HhH-GPD family protein, which translates into the protein MSDAAPDDADYSLPEELPAVRDALVSWYETDHREFPWRETDDAYEILVSEVMSQQTQLGRVVEAWEAFLDRWPTPRALADADRADVVGFWTDHSLGYNNRAKYLHEAAGQVVEEYDGEFPESPDELQNLMGVGPYTANAVASFAFNNGDAVVDTNVKRVLHRAFDVPDDDAAFEEAASEAMPEGESRVWNNAIMELGGVACEQKPKCDSAGCPWREWCHAYETGDFTAPDVPTQPSFEGSRRQFRGKAISLLKEYDELPLSKLGPRIRVDYAPGGEYGREWLTGLLSDLADDGLVEVEVPDGDESGDGETVARLRR
- a CDS encoding SDR family oxidoreductase, with the translated sequence MDSQRVAVVTAAGRGIGEACARRLAADGFTPVLLSKSGAAVEVAEELGGVGFEGDVTDPDDLEAVVEAARERYGRIDAVVNNTGHPATGDLLDISDDEWHEGLDLVLLNTVRVARLVTPIFEEQGAGAIVNVSTFSAYEPSSDFPVSSVLRAGLGSFTKLYADRYASDGIRMNAVLPGFADSYEVDDETRAEIPMGRPAETSEIADVVAFLVSEESSYLTGQNVRVDGGLTESV